The sequence below is a genomic window from Tenacibaculum tangerinum.
TTTTGTTGGTGGTGGTTCTTATGTGAACAGGTATAGTGAAAAATCGGCATGGGGAGTTGATTTAAAGTATTTTTCTTTAGGGCAAGTAAACTTAACTACCGATGATGGTACTTCTAATGGAATAGAAAACCCTAACGAATTAGCCATTACAGGAATTTATTCATTAAAGCTTAGTGAAACATTTTCTATGGGTATTGGTTTAAAATATATTCACTCTAACTACAAGATAAGAAGCAATAATTCTAGTTTGAATCCTGTAAACTCTTTTGCAGTTGATGTTTCTGGATACTACCAATCTGAAGAAAAAAACTTTGGAAATTTTAACGGTCGTTATCGATTTGGCTTTAACATTGCAAATATTGGCCCTAAAGTTGAATATTCTGCTGGTGATCCCAACTTCATACCAACGAATGCTAAAATTGGTGGAGGTTTTGATTTTATTCTTAATGATTTTAATGTCTTAGGACTTAATTTAGAGTTTACAAAACTATTAGTTCCATCGAGCCCTGACTCAGAAAGAGGTTGGTTTGAAGGTATGTTTACTTCTTTAGGAGACCGTAGTTTTAGTGAAGAATTACAAGAAACTACTTGGGCGTTAGGCGCAGAATATCTTTATAACAATGCTTTTGCCTTAAGAGCCGGTTATTTTCACGAAAGTGAAGAAAAAGGACAGCGACAGTATTTTACCTTAGGTACTGGGTTTTCTGCTAGAGCTTTTACATTAGATTTATCATATCTT
It includes:
- the porV gene encoding type IX secretion system outer membrane channel protein PorV, whose protein sequence is MKKLSIILFFVCLTLLDKAQAQTSINTTAMPFLLIVPDARAGGMGDIGVATSSDAYSIFHNPAKTAFNQNKISMGINYTPWLRNLTDDIFVGGGSYVNRYSEKSAWGVDLKYFSLGQVNLTTDDGTSNGIENPNELAITGIYSLKLSETFSMGIGLKYIHSNYKIRSNNSSLNPVNSFAVDVSGYYQSEEKNFGNFNGRYRFGFNIANIGPKVEYSAGDPNFIPTNAKIGGGFDFILNDFNVLGLNLEFTKLLVPSSPDSERGWFEGMFTSLGDRSFSEELQETTWALGAEYLYNNAFALRAGYFHESEEKGQRQYFTLGTGFSARAFTLDLSYLVNTAAVNNPLENTLRFSLSFDLGELYEVY